From [Clostridium] symbiosum, a single genomic window includes:
- a CDS encoding FAD-binding protein — MNVKTKINTDVLVIGGGGAACTAAVAAAGKGADVTLVSKGKIGNSGNTIMIGGSYGMDGASAYHKFKIAEADPGFTKEDLFRSICNDGFNLSDQNMVEQFVEESPEIVYKVKQWGEEAGQRFKFYRPGNWDVTGRGMGTSLLKGLEKTGSVHMYEDVAIIELLKNKERVTGAVGLDLYRGCLIQFEAKEVVLGTGGYQPYSLKNTNSDMTGDGHAMAYRAGAALADMEFMLFLITAVEPNEMRGSILPVICTFRDAFDYDPVDRDGRKIEIPEQLREMEKTSEMCKLVHIYYYGKAIREGRGTDNGGIYFDFHRFTDEEIDKMFEALMDHFDGFYPRGKYHGNDILEYKRIIKEKRRIEVGLSSEYSVGGILVDENMRTGVPGLLAAGECAGGVFGANRVADAVTEMLVQGYKAGEVAGEAALTEEKTESSEESVKAVLEGLDRKLSGTGEIRINSVIREMESTSDTALGLWRDEEHLKEGIETFEKLEQTLEEVYLPSKTLLYNRELLRLLQTENTLLCTRVAAKMARMRKESRGLHLRTDYEYIDNEKWQVRIMSRLEEGQDILTTRKPVVTRIPLRPAEKVDYETFILEEELGMANMEEK, encoded by the coding sequence AGACAAAAATAAATACGGATGTGCTTGTGATCGGAGGAGGAGGGGCGGCCTGTACTGCGGCCGTCGCCGCCGCCGGCAAAGGAGCGGACGTTACACTTGTATCAAAAGGGAAGATCGGAAACAGCGGAAATACGATTATGATAGGAGGTTCCTATGGAATGGATGGAGCCAGCGCTTACCACAAATTTAAAATTGCCGAGGCAGATCCGGGTTTCACGAAAGAAGATTTGTTCCGTTCCATCTGTAATGACGGCTTTAATCTGAGCGACCAGAATATGGTTGAGCAGTTTGTAGAAGAAAGTCCGGAAATTGTGTACAAAGTAAAACAGTGGGGAGAGGAGGCAGGCCAGAGGTTTAAATTTTACCGTCCCGGAAACTGGGATGTTACGGGAAGAGGAATGGGAACTTCCCTGTTAAAGGGTCTCGAAAAGACCGGCTCGGTTCACATGTATGAGGACGTGGCAATCATCGAACTGCTGAAAAATAAGGAACGTGTAACAGGCGCCGTCGGCCTGGATCTCTACCGCGGCTGTCTGATTCAGTTTGAAGCAAAAGAAGTAGTCTTAGGAACGGGGGGATATCAGCCCTATTCTTTGAAAAATACAAACTCCGATATGACCGGGGACGGTCATGCCATGGCCTACAGAGCGGGAGCGGCTCTGGCGGATATGGAGTTTATGCTGTTTCTCATCACCGCGGTAGAACCCAATGAGATGCGGGGGTCGATCCTGCCGGTCATCTGTACCTTCCGTGATGCCTTTGATTACGATCCGGTGGATCGGGACGGCAGAAAGATCGAAATACCGGAACAGCTCCGGGAAATGGAAAAAACAAGTGAAATGTGCAAGCTGGTACATATTTACTACTATGGCAAGGCCATCAGGGAGGGGCGCGGAACCGACAATGGAGGAATTTATTTTGATTTCCACCGGTTTACGGATGAGGAGATCGATAAGATGTTTGAAGCGCTGATGGATCATTTTGACGGTTTTTATCCCAGAGGAAAATATCATGGAAATGATATTCTTGAATATAAGAGGATTATTAAAGAGAAACGAAGAATCGAGGTGGGATTATCCAGCGAATATAGTGTGGGAGGTATTCTGGTGGATGAAAATATGAGAACCGGTGTACCTGGACTGCTGGCAGCAGGGGAATGTGCCGGCGGGGTGTTTGGAGCCAACCGTGTGGCAGACGCTGTGACTGAAATGCTGGTTCAGGGATATAAGGCCGGTGAAGTGGCCGGAGAGGCTGCTTTGACTGAGGAAAAGACGGAGAGTTCAGAAGAATCGGTCAAAGCCGTATTGGAAGGACTGGACAGAAAATTATCGGGAACCGGAGAGATAAGAATCAACAGTGTAATACGGGAAATGGAGAGCACTTCGGATACGGCCCTGGGACTTTGGCGTGATGAAGAACATCTTAAGGAAGGAATAGAGACATTTGAAAAATTAGAACAGACCCTGGAAGAGGTATATCTGCCAAGTAAGACTTTACTGTATAACCGTGAACTGTTAAGACTTCTGCAGACGGAGAATACACTGCTCTGTACCAGAGTGGCGGCAAAAATGGCCCGTATGAGAAAAGAGAGCAGGGGCCTCCATCTGAGAACGGACTATGAGTATATTGACAATGAAAAATGGCAGGTAAGAATCATGAGCCGTCTGGAAGAGGGACAGGATATTCTTACCACGAGAAAGCCGGTTGTAACAAGAATACCGCTCCGCCCGGCAGAAAAAGTGGACTATGAAACCTTCATTTTGGAGGAAGAACTTGGAATGGCAAACATGGAGGAAAAGTAG
- a CDS encoding 2Fe-2S iron-sulfur cluster-binding protein — protein MNIKVYRFNPETDASAYYDEFHVEVRPEERMTVMGLLEYIGNEFDGTLSFYMHSVCGQGICGRCAVKVNGKVCLACNTVLTGEDVVIEPAGTKVVKDLVVQR, from the coding sequence ATGAATATAAAAGTATACCGTTTTAATCCGGAAACAGATGCGAGCGCTTATTATGACGAATTCCATGTGGAGGTGCGGCCGGAGGAAAGAATGACAGTTATGGGACTTCTGGAATATATCGGCAACGAGTTTGACGGAACTTTAAGTTTTTACATGCACAGCGTCTGCGGCCAGGGAATCTGCGGCCGCTGTGCGGTCAAAGTAAATGGAAAAGTATGCCTGGCCTGTAATACGGTGCTTACCGGCGAGGATGTTGTAATAGAGCCGGCCGGTACGAAGGTAGTGAAAGACTTAGTGGTGCAGAGATGA